A stretch of Physeter macrocephalus isolate SW-GA chromosome 1, ASM283717v5, whole genome shotgun sequence DNA encodes these proteins:
- the TBL1XR1 gene encoding F-box-like/WD repeat-containing protein TBL1XR1 isoform X2, with protein MSISSDEVNFLVYRYLQESGFSHSAFTFGIESHISQSNINGALVPPAALISIIQKGLQYVEAEVSINEDGTLFDGRPIESLSLIDAVMPDVVQTRQQAYRDKLAQQQAAAAAAAAAATNQQGSAKNGENTANGEENGAHTIANNHTDMMEVDGDVEIPPNKAVVLRGHESEVFICAWNPVSDLLASGSGDSTARIWNLSENSTSGSTQLVLRHCIREGGQDVPSNKDVTSLDWNSEGTLLATGSYDGFARIWTKDGNLASTLGQHKGPIFALKWNKKGNFILSAGVDKTTIIWDAHTGEAKQQFPFHSAPALDVDWQSNNTFASCSTDMCIHVCKLGQDRPIKTFQGHTNEVNAIKWDPTGNLLASCSDDMTLKIWSMKQDNCVHDLQAHNKEIYTIKWSPTGPGTNNPNANLMLASASFDSTVRLWDVDRGICIHTLTKHQEPVYSVAFSPDGRYLASGSFDKCVHIWNTQTGALVHSYRGTGGIFEVCWNAAGDKVGASASDGSVCVLDLRK; from the exons gATTTTCTCATTCAGCGTTCACCTTTGGTATAGAAAGCCATATCAGTCAGTCTAACATAAATGGTGCCCTCGTCCCACCTGCTGCATTGATTTCTATCATCCAGAAAGGTCTACAGTATGTAGAGGCAGAAGTTAGTATTAATGAG GATGGTACCTTGTTTGATGGTCGACCAATAGAGTCTCTGTCACTGATAGATGCCGTAATGCCTGATGTAGTACAAACAAGACAACAAGCTTACAGAGATAAACTTGCACAGCAAcaagcagcagctgctgcagctgccgcAGCTGCAACAAACCAACAAGGATCTgcaaaaaatggagaaaacacagcaaaTGGGGAGGAGAATGGAGCACATACTATAGCAA ATAATCATACTGATATGATGGAAGTGGATGGGGATGTTGAAATCCCTCCTAATAAAGCAGTTGTGTTACGGGGCCATGAATCTGAAGTTTTCATCTGTGCCTGGAACCCCGTTAGTGACCTCTTGGCATCAGG GTCTGGAGACTCAACAGCAAGAATATGGAATCTTAGTGAAAATAGCACTAGTGGCTCCACACAGTTAGTACTTAGACATTGTATACGAGAAGGAGGGCAAGATGTCCCAAGCAACAAGGATGTGACATCTCTAGATTGGAAT AGTGAAGGTACACTTCTAGCAACTGGTTCCTACGATGGGTTTGCCAGAATATGGACTAAAGATG GTAACCTTGCTAGCACCTTGGGGCAGCATAAAGGCCCTATATTTGCattaaaatggaataagaaaggaaatttcaTCCTAAGTGCTGGAGTAGACAag ACTACAATTATTTGGGATGCACATACTGGTGAAGCCAAACaacaatttccttttcattcag ctccAGCATTGGATGTTGATTGGCAGAGCAACAACACGTTTGCTTCTTGTAGTACAGATATGTGCATTCATGTCTGTAAGTTAGGACAAGACAGACCTATTAAAACATTCCAGGGACACACG AATGAAGTAAATGCTATCAAATGGGACCCAACTGGCAATCTCCTGGCATCCTGTTCTGATGACATGACTTTAAAG aTATGGAGTATGAAACAAGACAACTGTGTCCATGATTTGCAAGCacataataaagaaatttatactATCAAGTGGAGTCCAACAGGGCCAGGGACAAATAATCCAAATGCCAACCTCATGTTAGCAag TGCATCCTTTGATTCTACTGTTAGATTATGGGATGTAGACCGAGGAATTTGCATCCATACTCTGACAAAACACCAAGAGCCTGTGTACAGTGTAGCTTTCAGTCCTGATGGCAGGTATCTGGCGAGTGGTTCTTTTGACAAATGTGTGCACATCTGGAACACACAG ACAGGTGCTCTAGTTCACAGCTATAGGGGAACAGGTGGAATTTTTGAAGTTTGTTGGAATGCAGCAGGAGACAAGGTTGGAGCCAGTGCATCAGATGGTTCA GTTTGTGTATTAGACCTTCGGAAATAG
- the TBL1XR1 gene encoding F-box-like/WD repeat-containing protein TBL1XR1 isoform X3, translating to MPDVVQTRQQAYRDKLAQQQAAAAAAAAAATNQQGSAKNGENTANGEENGAHTIANNHTDMMEVDGDVEIPPNKAVVLRGHESEVFICAWNPVSDLLASGSGDSTARIWNLSENSTSGSTQLVLRHCIREGGQDVPSNKDVTSLDWNSEGTLLATGSYDGFARIWTKDGNLASTLGQHKGPIFALKWNKKGNFILSAGVDKTTIIWDAHTGEAKQQFPFHSAPALDVDWQSNNTFASCSTDMCIHVCKLGQDRPIKTFQGHTNEVNAIKWDPTGNLLASCSDDMTLKIWSMKQDNCVHDLQAHNKEIYTIKWSPTGPGTNNPNANLMLASASFDSTVRLWDVDRGICIHTLTKHQEPVYSVAFSPDGRYLASGSFDKCVHIWNTQTGALVHSYRGTGGIFEVCWNAAGDKVGASASDGSVCVLDLRK from the exons ATGCCTGATGTAGTACAAACAAGACAACAAGCTTACAGAGATAAACTTGCACAGCAAcaagcagcagctgctgcagctgccgcAGCTGCAACAAACCAACAAGGATCTgcaaaaaatggagaaaacacagcaaaTGGGGAGGAGAATGGAGCACATACTATAGCAA ATAATCATACTGATATGATGGAAGTGGATGGGGATGTTGAAATCCCTCCTAATAAAGCAGTTGTGTTACGGGGCCATGAATCTGAAGTTTTCATCTGTGCCTGGAACCCCGTTAGTGACCTCTTGGCATCAGG GTCTGGAGACTCAACAGCAAGAATATGGAATCTTAGTGAAAATAGCACTAGTGGCTCCACACAGTTAGTACTTAGACATTGTATACGAGAAGGAGGGCAAGATGTCCCAAGCAACAAGGATGTGACATCTCTAGATTGGAAT AGTGAAGGTACACTTCTAGCAACTGGTTCCTACGATGGGTTTGCCAGAATATGGACTAAAGATG GTAACCTTGCTAGCACCTTGGGGCAGCATAAAGGCCCTATATTTGCattaaaatggaataagaaaggaaatttcaTCCTAAGTGCTGGAGTAGACAag ACTACAATTATTTGGGATGCACATACTGGTGAAGCCAAACaacaatttccttttcattcag ctccAGCATTGGATGTTGATTGGCAGAGCAACAACACGTTTGCTTCTTGTAGTACAGATATGTGCATTCATGTCTGTAAGTTAGGACAAGACAGACCTATTAAAACATTCCAGGGACACACG AATGAAGTAAATGCTATCAAATGGGACCCAACTGGCAATCTCCTGGCATCCTGTTCTGATGACATGACTTTAAAG aTATGGAGTATGAAACAAGACAACTGTGTCCATGATTTGCAAGCacataataaagaaatttatactATCAAGTGGAGTCCAACAGGGCCAGGGACAAATAATCCAAATGCCAACCTCATGTTAGCAag TGCATCCTTTGATTCTACTGTTAGATTATGGGATGTAGACCGAGGAATTTGCATCCATACTCTGACAAAACACCAAGAGCCTGTGTACAGTGTAGCTTTCAGTCCTGATGGCAGGTATCTGGCGAGTGGTTCTTTTGACAAATGTGTGCACATCTGGAACACACAG ACAGGTGCTCTAGTTCACAGCTATAGGGGAACAGGTGGAATTTTTGAAGTTTGTTGGAATGCAGCAGGAGACAAGGTTGGAGCCAGTGCATCAGATGGTTCA GTTTGTGTATTAGACCTTCGGAAATAG
- the TBL1XR1 gene encoding F-box-like/WD repeat-containing protein TBL1XR1 isoform X1, translating to MRVCKCCSYCQTYSRGCPSSHQCSQSSATAICDWQYQTFSCTSPHQCTANGFSHSAFTFGIESHISQSNINGALVPPAALISIIQKGLQYVEAEVSINEDGTLFDGRPIESLSLIDAVMPDVVQTRQQAYRDKLAQQQAAAAAAAAAATNQQGSAKNGENTANGEENGAHTIANNHTDMMEVDGDVEIPPNKAVVLRGHESEVFICAWNPVSDLLASGSGDSTARIWNLSENSTSGSTQLVLRHCIREGGQDVPSNKDVTSLDWNSEGTLLATGSYDGFARIWTKDGNLASTLGQHKGPIFALKWNKKGNFILSAGVDKTTIIWDAHTGEAKQQFPFHSAPALDVDWQSNNTFASCSTDMCIHVCKLGQDRPIKTFQGHTNEVNAIKWDPTGNLLASCSDDMTLKIWSMKQDNCVHDLQAHNKEIYTIKWSPTGPGTNNPNANLMLASASFDSTVRLWDVDRGICIHTLTKHQEPVYSVAFSPDGRYLASGSFDKCVHIWNTQTGALVHSYRGTGGIFEVCWNAAGDKVGASASDGSVCVLDLRK from the exons gATTTTCTCATTCAGCGTTCACCTTTGGTATAGAAAGCCATATCAGTCAGTCTAACATAAATGGTGCCCTCGTCCCACCTGCTGCATTGATTTCTATCATCCAGAAAGGTCTACAGTATGTAGAGGCAGAAGTTAGTATTAATGAG GATGGTACCTTGTTTGATGGTCGACCAATAGAGTCTCTGTCACTGATAGATGCCGTAATGCCTGATGTAGTACAAACAAGACAACAAGCTTACAGAGATAAACTTGCACAGCAAcaagcagcagctgctgcagctgccgcAGCTGCAACAAACCAACAAGGATCTgcaaaaaatggagaaaacacagcaaaTGGGGAGGAGAATGGAGCACATACTATAGCAA ATAATCATACTGATATGATGGAAGTGGATGGGGATGTTGAAATCCCTCCTAATAAAGCAGTTGTGTTACGGGGCCATGAATCTGAAGTTTTCATCTGTGCCTGGAACCCCGTTAGTGACCTCTTGGCATCAGG GTCTGGAGACTCAACAGCAAGAATATGGAATCTTAGTGAAAATAGCACTAGTGGCTCCACACAGTTAGTACTTAGACATTGTATACGAGAAGGAGGGCAAGATGTCCCAAGCAACAAGGATGTGACATCTCTAGATTGGAAT AGTGAAGGTACACTTCTAGCAACTGGTTCCTACGATGGGTTTGCCAGAATATGGACTAAAGATG GTAACCTTGCTAGCACCTTGGGGCAGCATAAAGGCCCTATATTTGCattaaaatggaataagaaaggaaatttcaTCCTAAGTGCTGGAGTAGACAag ACTACAATTATTTGGGATGCACATACTGGTGAAGCCAAACaacaatttccttttcattcag ctccAGCATTGGATGTTGATTGGCAGAGCAACAACACGTTTGCTTCTTGTAGTACAGATATGTGCATTCATGTCTGTAAGTTAGGACAAGACAGACCTATTAAAACATTCCAGGGACACACG AATGAAGTAAATGCTATCAAATGGGACCCAACTGGCAATCTCCTGGCATCCTGTTCTGATGACATGACTTTAAAG aTATGGAGTATGAAACAAGACAACTGTGTCCATGATTTGCAAGCacataataaagaaatttatactATCAAGTGGAGTCCAACAGGGCCAGGGACAAATAATCCAAATGCCAACCTCATGTTAGCAag TGCATCCTTTGATTCTACTGTTAGATTATGGGATGTAGACCGAGGAATTTGCATCCATACTCTGACAAAACACCAAGAGCCTGTGTACAGTGTAGCTTTCAGTCCTGATGGCAGGTATCTGGCGAGTGGTTCTTTTGACAAATGTGTGCACATCTGGAACACACAG ACAGGTGCTCTAGTTCACAGCTATAGGGGAACAGGTGGAATTTTTGAAGTTTGTTGGAATGCAGCAGGAGACAAGGTTGGAGCCAGTGCATCAGATGGTTCA GTTTGTGTATTAGACCTTCGGAAATAG